ATCTTATTTTCCAATAATTTTCACCCGTATATTCTACCCACTCTGAAAGAGTTTTACCAACGCCATCAATACAGAGGACAACATTGTTGCCTTTGTTTCTACCTTGTTGTTTTCGCGTAGCCCATCGGCAATTACACGGATCATAGTTTCCATTATTATCAATTCGATCTACTGAATAATGCAAACCAGGAGAAGGCCCCATGTCATTGTAAAAATTATCAAAACTATTCCAACGCTCACAAACCCTTATGCCTCTACCGCCATACCTGTAAATAGTAAGCCTTCCGTATTTGTCTCCAGGTTTGATATCTATCCTACGCATTGCATTAACACCTTTATGATATAAACACCTTACTAGATAATTCCTTATACATCATTACCGGAGGAGTAGTGCCTGGAGTAGTTGGTGCACCAGGCGCTGATGTTGTATGTTGATGAGTCAGCCCCCACCCAAGAGCAAAAGCATTTCCTTTTATGGCAGGTTCAGAAGCACCTTTACCTAAAAAAACTACTCCTGCACTGGCCGAGAATTGCTTGTTACAATCTGTCACAACATTGTCCCCGGTCAGCACAATATCCTTGCCGTTGATCGCAATCGCACCCCCCGATTTGGTCATCAACGTCACCTTGTCCACACCCAAGAACAACATCGACCCCACCTTTCCGTCCTTGTCTACCGTTTGCAAAGTCGTCTCGTCGTCCTCTGCATTCATGTACAAGGTCGATCCGTTCTTGTTCGTAATTTGCGTATGCCCCTCTTTCGTAAATGAAATGAATTGCGGAGTCGGCTCGCCTTCACCGTCCCCGCGCACGATTGCGACCTCGAGCTTGTCCGGGTCATCGTTGAAAACCAGATAATGCCCTGCCCTTGTGCGTATCCCGCGCTTCGTCGGACCCTTGTTCTCCATATCGTCCGACTGGAAAGTCTCACTCTTCTGTCGAGTCGTGATCGTTCCCCCAATGTAGATAGGAAGTTGTGGATCGCCCCACTCAAACACGACCCATATAATCGATCCCTCTTCCGGCGGATGAAAAACTCCCGTTATCTGCCCGTCCGGAGTATCGCCCATGCCGTTCATCGAAGGTCTCATCCAAAAACCACCCGGAACATCCTCGGGATTTGGCATGTTGATCGCCGGACACGTCGCTCGAATCCTGTACCGCCCCTCCGGGTCTTTATTGTCAATCACCCGCGCTGGATAGGTTCCGTAAAAACGATTACAGAAACGCTCCAGCCCCCGCGTCACATCGCCAAGGTAGTTCTTCAGCCATTCAAGCGGGGAAATCATTTCTGCAACTGCCCCCCTGCCGTCTCCTGCTTCTCACCCGTAACCGCCTTCCATCCACGCCGGTGACAATTAAGCGTCATATTCCACGCCCCGCCCTCATACGAGTGTGTTATCCCCTGGATGAAATAGCGGTCGTTGAATAGCGCACCACACCCCCATAGCTCGCACAAGCGCCCAACATATTCGTCCGCATGGCCGATGGTCTGAATTTCCAAATCCAACCCCGGATTTCCCTGAGTCTGGAATCTCCGCGCCTGACTGTAAAATATATCGGACCCGCCCGGCATCACCGGACCTGACATGTACGTTCCTTTCTTACCGTCCGTCTTAGCTATGTCCGCCACCTTCTCCCCGACCGTCTTATCCGAGTACCGGATGTCTTGCGGTGCTGTAGCGTTCAGCCTCCCATCAATAGGCTCTTCTTGCTCTTTGGGGTCCAGCGTCTTCGATACGTCCTCACCCGTCTCTGTATCGATCCCCGACGCATCAACACCACTCGCCGATGCCGTTGGCCCCTTGGATACCCAGTTCGTAGCATCTTCCGCCGGTGTAAATCCGTAGCAAGGATACTGTCTGTTTTCTGGATTCAGTATACCGCGCAACACGTATTTGTTCACAACCGAATCTTCGAGCTTTTGTTGAAACTTGTCGTTCTCCGTGAAAATCTGCAACGTCCCCCGGTCCCCCTGGATATAGAACTTGACGTTGTTCTTTAGGCAAACTTCCTTGATCGCATCCCAAATCCCCTTGTTCGCCAACCCCCCGTAAAAATCCACGGCATTCTGATATGACACCTTGTTGGGCTTCAAGAGCTTCCAGGCGTTCAGGTTTGCCGACGCCGCATCCGTCACGGAAATCTCGTTGCCAAGCAATCTTGCCAAGCCCGTGAGCAACTTGACCGCATCGTATCCGGACTCCGCAAGCACATCCTTGGTCACGGTGTATCCGATGGTCTTCGTAGAGTCGATGCCTATCTCGAGCGTGCCCGTAAGGCCGTTGGCATCCAGCGACAAGCCCTTGCCGCCGTTTGGCAAATACCCAGCAACCCACGGCAGGAATTTCCCCGACGCATATCCTATCCGAGCCTTTACCAAGTTGTGCTGCTTGAACGGAGTGCTCTCGATAATGTCCAGCATAGGTATAGCAAATTCATAGGGAACATCGATACCCACCGACAGCTTTGGATTCGTATCAGTCATGACATACACAATCTGAACCGAAGTCAAAAACGGTCTGTCCGGCGATCCCCAATGCCACTCTTCACCGCTCTCGATGTCGGTAATGATCACTTGCGCGATGGGGTCTGTAAACGCCGATGTCATCGTTCGATATACCTATTCCCTTGTGGCAAAAACTTCGTATCGATCCAGTTCCTAGAAGGGATTTTCAGCTTTCGTCCCTTGTATAACTGAACGTCCGGCAGATCCAGATTGTTACGCGCAGCAATGATCCAGTACATTTCACTACGTTCTTCTCCCCACGCCGCCGCCGCAATCTTGTCCAGCCGCTCGTCCGGCCCCTCTACCAGATAGGTTCGCTCCGATTCTTCAACACCATCCCAGCTCGGCATCTCGAACATTGCCCTAAATCGAATCGTACTGTCCGTCTCCTCATCATACACCACCTGCTCGGGCATGAAGTTCATGAACGACAACGGACTGGCCTTCAATATGTTCTTTCTTGGATTCGGATCACTCGCCATCGTCTATTCCTATCCGGCCACCGGGGCTGGCCCCGATGTCGTAGCCCCCTTCGGAGTCGGCTTCGTACCGCTCATGATGCCCGTCTGGGTAACCAGCTCGTTGTGTATGGCCTTGAGCATCTTTCTTGTGGCCGCCGCTTCGTTCACAACCGCCATTGTAACACCCGAAAGTCCCGGCAAGCTCATCGCCAGCGCAAAGCTCTTCTTGACATCGACGTTCGCATCCGGATCTGCGGTCTCTATCTTCATCCCCATGTCGGCGACAATCCCCTCCGCAATCGACGCCAACAAGCCTTTCTTTGCCGACAACTCACGCATTTTCACAGCATAAGTGTCCAAGGCAGAAATAACAGATTCGTCCATCGCCATTTCTACCGTTTGCCGCACCATATCCATGCTGTCCGCAATCCCAAACGAGAACTGCTCCATGATTGCCTGGCCAGCCATGTACACATCACTGCTTGGCCCTTCACCGGAAAGCGGCCCCGTAATGGGTGGAGATTGCCCAATAATACTAGATGTCGCATCAGACACGGCATTATCTATCTGTGTTGTAGTGTCTTCGCTTTTGAGCTGATCCGTTATCCCTGTCACAAGCTGTGTAGCAACAGATTGCCCACCAAGTAATGCACCCTCTTGATTTGCCGCAATCAGCTCTCCTTCCCATTCCTCCATGGGCATTATAGATTGGTCGTACAGATCCTTTTCTGTAAAACCACTACCTGAAAACTGAACATTCAGAGCCTGTTCACGAGCAAATACGTCAGACTTTATTGTTTCGATATATTTTATAGTGTCTTCGAGCCGTTTTATCGTTTCGTCACTCTGTAGAACTCCGGCCTTTTTCTCTTCCGCAATTGCATCCTGCATCAACTTGGCATAATCGTCTAAATAAGACGGCATATTCATGACAGTAAGCTCCAACGACTTTCTGTCATCACTCATTATTTTCTTGGACCCTTCAAGCCCCCGTGATACCAGATCCTGTCCGGTCAGCTTGTCTTCTATGTCCGTAACAAATTTTCCAATCTTTTCCCCTAAACTAAGCCCAGCCATTCCCGCCAACGCCACAATACCAGACACAGGATTAGAAAGAGCAAGCATGAACGCCGCGCCACCCATCGTGGCCATCGTGGAAATCTCACCACCGCCCATGCCCGAAAACAAACCGCTCACCATGGACTTCACCATCCCGATCAGGCTCGGAAGTATCGTTTTGAAAACGCCCACCAACGTCGTTCCCAACGCAGCCCAGTCCACATCCTTTGCAAGTATGTCCGCCAGTTTTTGCAAAACTCTTGCAGCCCCGTTCAAGATAGCTTCCCAAGGAAATAGCGACACGACAAATTCAAAAGCCTTGGTCAAACCGTCGGCAATGTCCTTGAATATCCCACTCTCTTTGATCCCCGTGAATGCCTTCTTAAACCAGTTGAAAACGCTTTCCACTCCCGTTTTGAACTTCGTCCACAGTTCGCCCCAGTTGATTCCCTTGAGCATTCCGCTGATTTTTTCCTTCATCCCGCCAATAATGGAATCGAACGGGCCAAGAATCGATTTCCTCGCCTTGTCATCCATCACGAACAGTCCGGCGATCCCGGCACCCGCCGCAATGCCCCCGAGCGGTCCGAACATCCCGAGCATCTGCATAATCGGTGACAGCTCATCCCCGAACTTACCGAGCGTCTTGAATACGAGTCCGGCTTTGGCCCCGAACGCTGCCGCATTCTTTACGCCGTCCTTCGTATTCGATGCGAACGACGCAAAAAGTCCGCTTATCCCCATTTGCTCGTAGTTCGATACCGCTTTCACAAAAGGCCCCCACGTCTCGTCAGAGCCCAATCGCTGAATCTCCTTGCCAGCCTCCCGCATACCCGCGATCTGGTCCTTCACGTACCCGCGCACGTCCTTACGCGCTACACTACGGACCATCATGTCGAACTGCTCTTGTGCTCGATTGTACGTATCCTGCAGCGTCAATCCAGAGCTGTATGCGTCCTTCCCAAACTGGTTCAATGCGCCGGACCCCTTGACAGTCAGCTTGTCCATCGCAGCCAACGCAGTCGTACTCTCGTTTGTCCCAGCCGCAAGGAACGCCAAGCCCTTCGCCCCCTCGCCCAGGGACGCACTGAAATCCGCGAGCGACCGCTGTACCCCGGTCCTCTCGTCCGCACTCATCTTGGAGAACAACTCATTGATCTTTTGTACCCCAGCCACGGAATCCCGGCTGCCTGTCGCGATGATCTCCCGCGCCTCGTCAAACCCGACTCCGAGCTGCATCATGTACTTCAACAACGGGTTCTCACTCAAAGCCCGGTCATCGCCAATACTCAGTGCCCGCGTGATCGCGACATCCTGCTCCGCGAACATCTTGGCCACGGCATTCCCGCTGGTCACCGCGTCCTCTTGGTTCACGCCCATCTTTAAGAACGCACCGGACAACCGAGCCGACGACTCCATGAGGCCCTGTATTTCTTTCGACGACCGCTGCATTGTTGGAGGAAGTGACTTGAATATTCCTCCAATCTCGTCCAACGCACCTTTCGCACCCTTTAGCGGCCCCAGCCCTGTACCTGTCGCCTTCCCAATTGCCGTCATGTTGTCCAGGAACTTGGCAGCGTCCTTCGGTGCCGCCCCCCACGACGCTGTAAGGTCACCAAGAATCTCAGTATAATCCTGCATCGGAACGCCGGTCGTAGATACGACCTTGACCCAATCCTGGGTTGACATTCCAAGCGAGTCCATAGCCTCTTTGGCCCCCTTGTTGGCAACGTGCATCGTCTTCATCACGTCCGCAACAGTATCCGCGCTCGTGTTCATTCCGTAGGCAATACCTGCCGCCCGCGACGCAAATGCCTTCATTTCCTTACCGGTCAGATTCAACGTCGCAGCCACTGGCTTTGTCGTCTGCAACAGCCCCGTCATCGTGGCTTCTAAGCTGGAAGTAAGGTTTCCCGTCTCTCCAGTCAACGTCTTCATGTTCGCCGCGATATTCGCTACGTTGAACTGAGTTACCCGCTTCATTAACCCTTCCATTGCCCCAGATGTTTTCTTCCTAAAACCTCCCGCTTCTTTGCCCGTATCGTCTAGCTCGTCACCCAGTTTTTTAACTGACTTTGTTGCATCATCTGTATTTTCTATAAATTGACCAAGTTCATCGCGTTTTTTGCCAAACGTTTTTTTGAAAATCACACTAAATTTCTGAATACCTCGGCTGGCCAAGGACATCCCTGCATCAACACCCTTGCCAAATATATCCTTGGTTACAGAAGCAACATGCTCAAGCTCGTTACCAACCAATTTCATAACCTGTTGTGATTTCTCGCCAAGTTTGCCGAGGCCATTTCCTATCACCTCAATATGCGGCATTGCCGTATTACGAAGAACCGCATATGCCTGTCCCATTTTGAACAACGGTTTATATGTAACTTCACCAGCCTTAACCATTGCCTTCCCAATGGACTGA
This portion of the Dehalococcoidales bacterium genome encodes:
- a CDS encoding phage baseplate assembly protein V, which codes for MISPLEWLKNYLGDVTRGLERFCNRFYGTYPARVIDNKDPEGRYRIRATCPAINMPNPEDVPGGFWMRPSMNGMGDTPDGQITGVFHPPEEGSIIWVVFEWGDPQLPIYIGGTITTRQKSETFQSDDMENKGPTKRGIRTRAGHYLVFNDDPDKLEVAIVRGDGEGEPTPQFISFTKEGHTQITNKNGSTLYMNAEDDETTLQTVDKDGKVGSMLFLGVDKVTLMTKSGGAIAINGKDIVLTGDNVVTDCNKQFSASAGVVFLGKGASEPAIKGNAFALGWGLTHQHTTSAPGAPTTPGTTPPVMMYKELSSKVFIS